CTTTAAATCGATCTTGAAGCGGGAAAAATCCCTGAACGCACGTGATGTTGCGGATGCGGCGCTCAAAGGCGACGAACTGGCAATCCGCGCCTACCAACGCGCGGGGGAGTATCTTGGAATCGGGGTGGCATCCTTCCTGCATGCGTTCGATCCATCCATCATCATCTTCGGCGGCGGGGTCTCTCAGGTGGGAGGACTATTGTTCGAGCCGTTCGATGCGAGTTTGAAAAGGCGGGTCTTTCATCCGCGATATCTCGAAGGACTGGCGATCACCCAGGCGCAACTTGGCGATGAAGCCGGTCTGCTTGGGGCGCGCGCACTGGCGGAAATGAAAATCGGCATATAACCATTCATCATCAAGGAGCACAAATGACCCAAAAGAATCTACCCGGTCCGAAGACCAAGGCAATGATCGAGCGCGACCAGAAGGTGATCTCACCCTCGTATCCGCGAAGCTATCCATTTGCGATGGATCACGGGAAAGGAACGGAAGTCTGGGATGTGGACGGAAACCGCTTCCTCGACTTTATGGGCGGCATTGCAGTTGTAGCCACCGGGCACGCGCATCCGAAAGTCGTCAAGGCGATCCAGGAACAGGCGGAAAAATTCATCCATATCTCGTCGGACTTCTATCATGAGAACTGGATCCGGCTCGGAGAAAAACTGGACGAGATCGCACCTTTCAAGGAAGATGCGCTTTCTTTCATGACAAATTCAGGGACCGAAGCGGTGGAAGCAGCAATAAAACTTGCGCGCTATCACACCAAACGATCAAACTTCATCGGCTTTACAGGAGCATTCCATGGGCGGACAATGGGCGCGGTGACGTTCACCGCCAGCAAGGCAAAGTATCACAGCGGATTCTATCCACTGATGAACGGCGTGACCCATGCCCCCTTCCCCAATCCATATCGCCCCATCCTCGAACGCCGCAAAGGAGAGGATTACGGCGAAGCGGTCGTTCGGTACATCGAAGAGGAGATCATCGCCCAGATCCTTCCCGCCAAGGAAGTCGCGGGCGTTTTAGTCGAGACCATCCAAGGCGAAGGAGGGTATATCGTTCCGCCCGACGGGTTCTACCCAGCCTTGCGAAAATTCTGCGACAAGCATGGGATTTTGCTCATCCTCGATGAAGTCCAGTCTGGTATGGGACGAACGGGAAAATGGTGGGCGATCGAACATTTCGGCGTCGAGCCGGATATCATCACCGCAGCGAAAGGCATTGCCTCTGGTATGCCATTAGGCGCATGCATTGCACGCAAGTCCGTGATGGATTGGGAACTCGGCACACACGGCAACACTTACGGAGGAAATCCGATCTCATGCGCGGCCTCGCTTGCAACGATCGATCTGATCGAAAAGGAATATTTGAAGAACGCAAAGGAAGTCGGCGAATACACCATGGACGCGCTGACCGAGATACAGGCAAGGCATCCGAGCATCGGCGATGTGCGCGGGAAGGGGTTGATGATCGGCGTGGAATTCGTAAAGAATCGAGAAACTAAAGAACCCGCCAAGAAACTCACCGACCGGGTGGTGGACCTTGCCTTCGAACGAGGGTTATTAACCCTCTCCTGCGGTCAGAGCGTGATCCGCATCGCACCTCCGCTTTCGATCAGCAAGAGCGAAGCGGACGAGGGGTTGGCAATGTTCGAAGACGCATTGACGCAGGCGGAGAAGGAATTGAAATAAGCGACCGACAATTTGCGATTGACAAATGAAAAGACCTTCGATTTTCAAATTCGAAGGTCTTTTTTGTCATTCCTCCGGTTCGCTCCTTACACGATTGTCGTCACCGATGACGATGTTCGAACCGGTGTCATCACCGTGAATATGGATTTCGGTTTTTGATGCATGGAAAGAAGTCGGTTATCTGCGCGGCGCAGGTTTTTACTTCTTCGTGTACGGCGCGGGGGAATCATCGTCGGAGAGCATGGCGGCATTTACCTTTTCAGCCCGCAAGTTGAGGCTTTTCACAAGTTTCCTCATTCCGGTTTCCGTGAACAAATCAACCGACTGGTATTCGCGCAGGCTATACGGCAGTTCGACCTCCTCGAGACGTGCCGGGATGAGGAAAATCTCACCGGGAGGAATCTCGAGTGCCCGGTCGAGCGCGAGGCGCATTTCCTTTTGTACGTATCCTTCCCGGCTCACGGAATGCTTCGAGAGGCAGAGCAGGACAAGGTCAGTTTCATCCAATGCCCGTGCAATTTCCATCTTCCAATCCTGCCCGGGCAAAAGGTTTTCGGTATCGAGCCAGGGTTCCGCTCCCTTTGAAACAAGATAAGAATGCAGTTTCTGCGCCTTTGGGCGGTCCGCAGAAGCATAGCTGATGAAGATTTTCAACGAGGGACTGTATGCCATTTGTTGATTATACGGTTTGAATCTAAAAGCGGCGCCTCGCGACGCCGCCTTTTGTTGATTCTACGTTAGCGGGTTTTACTACTGCCGATGCTTGAAGCGTTCTCCTCCGCGCCGACCAGCACCGCGCGTATCGCGATGCGTTTGCCGTATTCACCGGTGGATTCATTGTAGGTCGCGCAAGTGATCAATGTCAGCCACGGTTCATCTTCGTGCTGCAGGACGCTCTTATTCGTCGGGCTTACGGTCCGGTTCTGGCGTACTTCGTATTCGTAGGAGACACCATAGGCATGGACGATGATCCGGTCGCCCCATTTCAATTCTCCGAGCGAGGCGAATGGTCCGTCCTCACCGTTCGGCAGGGTTACATGACTTGTCAGAACACTGTTACCCGACCAACTGGGGAATGCCGTGCCTTCTAACCAGCCTGCTTCGTTCCACAGCCAGGTGACATCCCATTTATCGTCAAGCAACGGCACACCGACTATCGGCATCTTTACCCCAAGGCGCGGAATTTCGAGCCAGACCTCGGCGGCACGGTAGGCTTTTTCTGCAGGCTGTTTTTGGAGGAGGGTAACCACGCCCGGAGCGAAGCCTGTATCCGGCAGTTTGTCTGGCAGGTCTGAGTCCGAAACTTTCCGACCTCCCCCGCCAGCGCCTGTTCCACCCTGATTGATTACAACACTGGCGGAAACGCCGTAGACATCCACATCGTCGAGTGGGTCGTACCATCTCTCCGTGGACCTCGCATTGTGAACGCTGAGTTGGACAGGCAGGCCGTTTGGCTGCGGATCAATCGGCAGGGATGTCCAGGCGACATTTGCTGTATTCGTGGCAGGGGAAGCCACAAGCCGGGCATTGAAGGTGATGGTGGCGGTTGACCCAAGCGGGAAAACGTCCCATTGAAAGACCAGGTTGGACGTTCCAGCCGGACAATAGGCAGGCGCAGGCGGGGTTGTTGGCGCGAGGCCGGCGTATACCACGGTGCACGGTATGTATTCCAATTCCGGCGGCAGGATGTCCGTCAGCACGACATCAAAGGCATCGGTTGAACTGATCGCTGAATGATTAACAGTAATCGAAAATTGAATCGGCGTACCGATCGGCACCCCGCTGGATGGAATCGCCGATTTATTTATGGCAAGGTCCGGTTCGATAACCTCCACATCCGGCGCGCTGGTTGTGAACGAACCACCGGTGAAAGCCCAGGTTACATTGTTGTTCAAGGTCACGCCGTCCTGGTTCTCGATGACATCCAGGACAATGGCGCGGTACCGAATCAGCAGGGTCGTAGCCGATGTTTGGGTAGGGATATTCCCGACAGTAAAGACCACCTGTCTGCCCGGATTCGCCGGATTGGCGGGCGAATCGCCAGGATTTGTGATTGAGGAAACCACCGGCTGGGCTGGGGGCGTCGGCGGAGGAGGCGGACAGATCGTCGCCGTTTGATCAACGCCAGCCACTTCCACAAACAAACAATCCACAAAGGCAAGTCCCTTATCCATCTGGTCGGTAACGGTGACATTATCCAACGGTGTTCCTATCGGCAGGTTGACGAGAATCTCATAAGTCAGGATCTCCCCAATCGCAACTTGCGGGTCCGTGGTGAATGTTTCATTGGTCCCTGTGAGGGTCTTGGTGAAAGAGCCGCTGTTGCCGATGAATCCAAAATCCACGGTGGGATTGGACGTCGTTCCTGAAGCATTGTTCACCGTGTTATTGTTCGCCGCACCAACGCTGCCGGGCGTGAGAGTGACGGGGTTGCTGGATACCTGGCCCACGCCACCACCGATACCGTTATCGTTATTATTGATGTTATCGTTCGGATTGGTCGTATCGCCTGAATTGGCCGTATCCACCGTACTGGTATAACCAACGGGAGGCGTGACCCGCACTATGTAATCGCCCTGCGGCAGGCCGCTGAATTGATACGTTCCTCCGGCTCCAGTCGTCACGCCGCCGGGGCCATCATCACTCGTTCCCAAAATGCCATCCGGACCAGTCTCCATCTCTGTGCCGTCGCTGGAATACAACTGAACCGTCGCTCCGGCTAGCGGCGTATCGCCCGCATCGTAAGTCCCATTGCGATTAACATCCACGAAGACCTGGTCGCCCAGCTGCTGGCGGTAAAAACCGAAGTCCACGGTCATGTTGGCGCGGCCATCTGCCGCGCCCTGCCCGCCAGAGAGATCCGTTTCGTTGAGCGGTTCGTCTGCAAGAGGTCCGAGGGTCACCGCGGCGGCGGCAACGTAACCGACGGAGGTTCCGCTAATGGATGAAATCCCGTTATCGTCGCTATCTGTCGGGGTTGTATCCGGATCGTTGGCGGTCGAATCGCTGATCGCGCCAGAGGTGTTGATGGTGGTTCCGCTGCTCCAATACCCTGCAAGCGGATCCGAGGCGACGGTATCGCCTCCACCCACATCGCGGAAGTTATCAGCCGGGATGACAACGACATAATTGCCTGCAGGCAGGTTGTCGAAGCGATAATATCCTCCGGCATCGGTCGTATCGAAGGAAAGGAAGGTATCGCCAGCTCCAAATACGCCATCGCCATTATCCTGGTATAACTCGACGCGAACGCCGGAGATGCCCGATTCTGTACCGAAGTCGATCTGCCCGTTGTTGTTGGTATCGAACCAGACACGGTTGCCGAGGCTGAAACTGGTCGTTGTGAAGCCAAAATCCACGGTCGGGTCGAGGGTGGTGCCGCTGGATTGATTTACAACATTGTTCGCCGCACCGGGGCTTCCTCCCGTCCCCTGCCCGGGTGTCAATGTCACCACGCCGCTGCTGACCTGACCCGTGCCTGTCCCTGCGCCATTATCATTGTTATCTGTGTTGGTGTCCGGGTCGGTGGTATCGGCGGGTGAAGAGGTATCCACCGTGCTGGCATAACCGGCAGGAGGCGTAACGCGCACAATGTAATCGCCTTCCGGTAAACCGGCAAACTGATATGTTCCAGGCGCGCCAGTCAGCACGCCGCCTGTGCCGTCATCGCCAGTAGCGGGTATCCCATCAGGTCCAAATCCATCATCGCCGGTTCCACGGATGCCGTCGGCGCCGGTGATGATCTCGGTCCCATCACTGGAAAAAAGTTGAACCAATGCGCCGGACAAGGGCGAATCGGTTCCGGCATCGTAATCGCCATCTCCATTTATATCCACAAAGACCAGATCGCCGAGCGTTTGCCGATAGAATCCGAAGTCCACGGTCATGTTAGCGTTGCCATCCGGAGCGCCCTGTCCACCGGAAAGATCGGTCTCACCAACAGGCTCGGTGCCATCCGGTCCCAACGTCACGACAGCCGATTGAACATAATTGGTCGAATTGCCGCTCAGGTTTGTGATGCCATTCTCGTCGCTGTCGTCTGCATCGGTATCAGGATCGTTCGAGGTCGAATCGCTAGGGATTCCAGAAGCATTGATCGTGGTGCCGCTGCTCCAATAGCCAACGAGGGCATCGGTTGTGCCACCAACCGTGAAGTTATCGTTCGGGATGCGCACGATGTAATCCCCGGCCGGAAGGTTATCGAAGCGGTAATAGCCGTTGGCATTCGTAAGAACGCCCCCAGGACCATCATCACCTGTGCCCAGGATGCCATCGGGTCCAACCGGGATCTCTGCGCCGGCCGCGTTGAACAACTGCACCCGGACATTGGAGATGCCCTGTTCCGTGCCGAAATCAATCTGGCCGTTATTATTTGTGTCGTACCACACCCGGTTGCCGAGGCTGTAGTTCGAGGCGACCGTCAATGTGGCGTTTGCCGGGTTGTTATTCGTGATGCCGCCATCAGCCGTCAGTCTTCCTGCAGGTATGGTATTTATGTAGACTCCAGGCCGTGTGCTGATGACATCAACCCTAATGAGGCATGAATCGCCCGGGTTTCCAAGCGCTGTCAAACCACCGCCAGTCAGTTGAACGGTTTGCGACCCGGGAAGGGCAGTCAGCAGACCTCCGCAATCGGTGAAAGCGTTCGATGGGTTGGCAACTTCCAACCCATCCGGCAGAGTTCCAGGAAGGTTATCAACCAACCCCATATTTACGACCGGCACATTGCCGGTATTCGCTATCGTGATCGTCAACACCGATGCCTGGTTGGTCAAAACCTGCGCAGGATTGAAGGTCTTACTGACGCTGACGCCCGGCAAATTCGTTAAAGACGCTTCTGTCGGGTCCGGATTGCTGACGCCATTGAACGTAGTGACAGCACCGGCTGGAATTCGATTGGTCAGGTTGCCATTGACATTCATAACCACCCGCAGCGTAAGCGTGCAGGACGTATTCGCCAACAGAGAACCGCCTGTAAAAGTGAAGGAGGTATCGCCGGGATTTCCGGTCAGCACCCCACCGCAGGTCCCCACGTCGAAATTGACCGGGTTGGCTAGCTGAATTCCAACACCAAGCAAGGTCATGTCGTCTGTAAACGTAATGCCAGTCAGGGCAGTGTTAAGATTTGGATTGATCAACTGCACACTCATGGTCGAAAATGCACCGCCATAGACCAGGACCGGGTTAAACCCCTTGACCACACCGATACTTAAACTTTGGATGTTCAATGTCGCCTGCGCCTGCCCGAAGGGAGAGATCGCCGTCCCAGTACTTTGGACGATGCCGTTTACATTTGCGACAGGGATCGTGTTCGTTTGTGTGCTGGGATCTACCGGCGTGCTATCGAGGCCGACAACATCCACGGAGATCGTACACAGCCCGGGCACTCCGGCAACCTGGGCGGGTATCGTGCCGCCCGTGATGCTGATCAAATTGGAACCTGCCACAGCTGATGGAGTTCCTCCGCAAGTATTAACGATATTCGGAACCGCCGCCACGCGAATCCCGTCGGTCGGCGAGCCGGGGAGATTATCGGTCATCGATAAATTTACAATGGGTGAACTCGTCGTATTTTGCAAAGTGATCGTCAATGTGGAGCGCCCGCCAGCCTGCACATGCGTGGGATAAAACGCCTTGCTCATGGTCAGGCTGGTCACACGAATAGTATCAACCGCAGGATTAAGATTGGATCGCCCTTCGGTGGTTACGACAGTATTGGCAGGGATGGTATTGGTATACAGATTCGGTATTGTTGAAGTCACCCTGACATCAATATTGCAACCAACGCCTGCCGCAAGCACATCCGCAGGAGTATTTGTAAAAGTGATGACATTCGTCCCGGCAACGGCTGTGATCGTTCCGCCAGGACAATCATCTGTAGGGGCAAGCGCTGGTGGATACGGCGCGATAACAAGACCAGCGGGAAGGGTGTCAGTAACGTTTATCCCCGAGATGGATGTATCAGCAGGGGCAGTAATCGTGATACGCAGCCGGCTAAATTGCCCAGGTGCAATCGGATCTGTCTGGAAGGTTTTGGTTAACCCTACAGGCAGGGAACTAGAATTAACAACCACCAGGTCGGGGTTTGTTCTGAAGAGAGCATGTCCAACTCCCTGAGCATTGGTAATCGTATTAGCCAGAACAGCATTATCGTATGTTCCAGCGGTATTGCTCGTAACATTAAAAACAACCGTACAGTTTCCATTGGCCGGAATCGTCCCCCCGATCAGGGTAACGGAAGTAGTTGTGTTCGTAATGGTTCCGCCACATTGTGGGCTGGAGGGTGTTCCAGAGACCGTTAGGTTAGGGGGCAAGTTATCCGTAAAATTGACCCCTGTCAGGGCAGTGCTACTCGCATTATTCAATGTAATCGTCACGGTACTCGTACCGCCTACAACAATACTGAGGGGCGAATAAGCCTTCGTGCCGGTCAGGGCACGGTTTACTGTAAG
This portion of the Anaerolineales bacterium genome encodes:
- a CDS encoding acetyl ornithine aminotransferase family protein; the encoded protein is MTQKNLPGPKTKAMIERDQKVISPSYPRSYPFAMDHGKGTEVWDVDGNRFLDFMGGIAVVATGHAHPKVVKAIQEQAEKFIHISSDFYHENWIRLGEKLDEIAPFKEDALSFMTNSGTEAVEAAIKLARYHTKRSNFIGFTGAFHGRTMGAVTFTASKAKYHSGFYPLMNGVTHAPFPNPYRPILERRKGEDYGEAVVRYIEEEIIAQILPAKEVAGVLVETIQGEGGYIVPPDGFYPALRKFCDKHGILLILDEVQSGMGRTGKWWAIEHFGVEPDIITAAKGIASGMPLGACIARKSVMDWELGTHGNTYGGNPISCAASLATIDLIEKEYLKNAKEVGEYTMDALTEIQARHPSIGDVRGKGLMIGVEFVKNRETKEPAKKLTDRVVDLAFERGLLTLSCGQSVIRIAPPLSISKSEADEGLAMFEDALTQAEKELK
- a CDS encoding toll/interleukin-1 receptor domain-containing protein gives rise to the protein MAYSPSLKIFISYASADRPKAQKLHSYLVSKGAEPWLDTENLLPGQDWKMEIARALDETDLVLLCLSKHSVSREGYVQKEMRLALDRALEIPPGEIFLIPARLEEVELPYSLREYQSVDLFTETGMRKLVKSLNLRAEKVNAAMLSDDDSPAPYTKK
- a CDS encoding sortase, yielding MNRFFRVVFLLAIVFGNLLVMPVTPVRAASLPAEINKQFTPLQIDAGGISVLRVTIFNPNTFELTNAGWTDNLIGVQPGLFIANPANVVNTCGLVGDVTAVPGTTTLALSNGTVQAQQGANPGECYVEVNVSSVTPGNLINTIPANNLTSQGDDGGTIVNISNTTPASATITVIAVTPPSLSKLFVPTTIFSGETSQLTIRINNNDTDTNLTGASYTDTLPAGLQIANPNGLTVTNCGAGASVSAPANGNTITLTNGTITPAQDCLVQVDVTGASGAYLIANGTANTIPAGPGGPGSLRTTQGVTNGSPAQAELTIQPVGIAKSFAPGTVDAGDQTTLTITLQNPTGSAYTGVAISDNLNTMGAGYTIAGAPTANTCGFTTINAPLGGTLIQLSGGSIPASATPPTPRGTCVFSIPVQTPLNSTGGTVTNTIPANVLTADQPVTNFLPATANLTVNRALTGTKAYSPLSIVVGGTSTVTITLNNASSTALTGVNFTDNLPPNLTVSGTPSSPQCGGTITNTTTSVTLIGGTIPANGNCTVVFNVTSNTAGTYDNAVLANTITNAQGVGHALFRTNPDLVVVNSSSLPVGLTKTFQTDPIAPGQFSRLRITITAPADTSISGINVTDTLPAGLVIAPYPPALAPTDDCPGGTITAVAGTNVITFTNTPADVLAAGVGCNIDVRVTSTIPNLYTNTIPANTVVTTEGRSNLNPAVDTIRVTSLTMSKAFYPTHVQAGGRSTLTITLQNTTSSPIVNLSMTDNLPGSPTDGIRVAAVPNIVNTCGGTPSAVAGSNLISITGGTIPAQVAGVPGLCTISVDVVGLDSTPVDPSTQTNTIPVANVNGIVQSTGTAISPFGQAQATLNIQSLSIGVVKGFNPVLVYGGAFSTMSVQLINPNLNTALTGITFTDDMTLLGVGIQLANPVNFDVGTCGGVLTGNPGDTSFTFTGGSLLANTSCTLTLRVVMNVNGNLTNRIPAGAVTTFNGVSNPDPTEASLTNLPGVSVSKTFNPAQVLTNQASVLTITIANTGNVPVVNMGLVDNLPGTLPDGLEVANPSNAFTDCGGLLTALPGSQTVQLTGGGLTALGNPGDSCLIRVDVISTRPGVYINTIPAGRLTADGGITNNNPANATLTVASNYSLGNRVWYDTNNNGQIDFGTEQGISNVRVQLFNAAGAEIPVGPDGILGTGDDGPGGVLTNANGYYRFDNLPAGDYIVRIPNDNFTVGGTTDALVGYWSSGTTINASGIPSDSTSNDPDTDADDSDENGITNLSGNSTNYVQSAVVTLGPDGTEPVGETDLSGGQGAPDGNANMTVDFGFYRQTLGDLVFVDINGDGDYDAGTDSPLSGALVQLFSSDGTEIITGADGIRGTGDDGFGPDGIPATGDDGTGGVLTGAPGTYQFAGLPEGDYIVRVTPPAGYASTVDTSSPADTTDPDTNTDNNDNGAGTGTGQVSSGVVTLTPGQGTGGSPGAANNVVNQSSGTTLDPTVDFGFTTTSFSLGNRVWFDTNNNGQIDFGTESGISGVRVELYQDNGDGVFGAGDTFLSFDTTDAGGYYRFDNLPAGNYVVVIPADNFRDVGGGDTVASDPLAGYWSSGTTINTSGAISDSTANDPDTTPTDSDDNGISSISGTSVGYVAAAAVTLGPLADEPLNETDLSGGQGAADGRANMTVDFGFYRQQLGDQVFVDVNRNGTYDAGDTPLAGATVQLYSSDGTEMETGPDGILGTSDDGPGGVTTGAGGTYQFSGLPQGDYIVRVTPPVGYTSTVDTANSGDTTNPNDNINNNDNGIGGGVGQVSSNPVTLTPGSVGAANNNTVNNASGTTSNPTVDFGFIGNSGSFTKTLTGTNETFTTDPQVAIGEILTYEILVNLPIGTPLDNVTVTDQMDKGLAFVDCLFVEVAGVDQTATICPPPPPTPPAQPVVSSITNPGDSPANPANPGRQVVFTVGNIPTQTSATTLLIRYRAIVLDVIENQDGVTLNNNVTWAFTGGSFTTSAPDVEVIEPDLAINKSAIPSSGVPIGTPIQFSITVNHSAISSTDAFDVVLTDILPPELEYIPCTVVYAGLAPTTPPAPAYCPAGTSNLVFQWDVFPLGSTATITFNARLVASPATNTANVAWTSLPIDPQPNGLPVQLSVHNARSTERWYDPLDDVDVYGVSASVVINQGGTGAGGGGRKVSDSDLPDKLPDTGFAPGVVTLLQKQPAEKAYRAAEVWLEIPRLGVKMPIVGVPLLDDKWDVTWLWNEAGWLEGTAFPSWSGNSVLTSHVTLPNGEDGPFASLGELKWGDRIIVHAYGVSYEYEVRQNRTVSPTNKSVLQHEDEPWLTLITCATYNESTGEYGKRIAIRAVLVGAEENASSIGSSKTR